In Syntrophotaleaceae bacterium, the DNA window TGTTGCTGAGGACTATTCAATTACCGAGGTTGGCCCACCGGCCCACTTCATAGGCAAAAACCTGATCACTCTCGATCTGCGCCGGAAGTTCCATGTGACAGTCATCGGGATCAAGGATGTATTGACCGGGGAATTTATCACCCTCCCTTCCCCCACCCACATTATCAAGGACAGTGATCTGCTGGTTCTGATCGGCAAGGCCGAGGACGTGGAAAAAGCCTGCCGGGAAAAGTGACCGTGACTCGGGGGGAGAGGACCACGGTTGACATCGCCGTAGGAAGCGTTACAATAAATGGCGGCATTGTGCCGGTAACTACGTTTATTTATTGAAAAAAGGGGGATGTTGACATGCCTGATCTGAAGAACAGCCAGACGGAAAAAGATCTCAAGGAAGCCTTTGCCGGGGAATCCCAGGCCAACCGCAAATACCTTGCTTTCGCCCTGCAGGCGGAAAAGGAGGGATACCCGCAGGCCGCCAAGCTGTTCCGGGCTGCCGCCGAAGCGGAGACGGTTCATGCCCATGCCCATCTACGAGCCCTGGGCGGGATCGGCAAGACCATCGACAACCTCAAGGAAGCAGTGGGCGGGGAAACCCATGAATTCAAGGAAATGTATCCTCCCATGATCGAGGAGGCTGCGGCCAAGGGTTTTGCAGCGGCCGAGCGCACCTTCCGCTTTGCCAATGCCGTCGAGGAAGTGCATGCCGGCCTCTATCAGAAGATGCTCGACAACCTGGAAAATGCCGAGCCGGTCGATTACTTTGTCTGCAGCGTCTGCGGGCATACCCTGGAGGCCGAACCTCAGGGACCCTGCGAGGTTTGCGGCGCCGCTCCCAAGGCTTTCAAAAAAATCGTTTGATCGATACCTATAGCAATCACCGACTCCGGGAGGACCCTGAGGGTCCTCCCGGAGTCTTTTTGGGGTGGAAAAAAAGCGGAGTCACTTCTCGATCATGGAAAAATGCCCTGTTTGCAAGGAAGTCAAAAAGGGAAAATACTGGTGCAGTGCCTGCAAAACGGTCTTTGTCTGCCCCATGACCAATTGCGGTGCGGTCATCCGTAATCGAGACGCGGAATCCTGCCCCCGCTGCGGCCTGTTGTTCCGGGACTATATTCAGAATCGCAAGATGTATCGCCAGTGTCCCAAATGTGGAAAAAAACAGGGTCTTTCCGAAATCCAGTGCAAATATTGCAAGCACTGGTTCAACTGCCCCACCTGCGGCCACAAGGTCCCGGCAACCAGTATGCTGACCTGCCCGCGTTGCGGCACCACCCTGCAGCGCTGATTTTCATCCACCGCCTTCCCTAACCATTCATTAAACAGGGGTGCCTTCCAGGAATGCTGCCCTTGCTGAAAATCGTTTTTACGGTTCTGGTCACTGCAGCAGCCTTTTTCTCCGCCGGCCATGCCCTGTTGCACAAACGGGACCCGCGATCGGCTCTGGGCTGGGTTGCCGTATGTTTCGCCCTGCCGATCGTCGGGCCTTTGTTTTACTGGCTGCTGGGCGTCAACCGGATCCGCACCCGGGCCCGGGACTGGCAGGCCCAACTCCGGGATAGCCGCACCGTCGCCCCGGCCGGCTACTGTTCCTGGTCCTCCCGCCGGCAGGAATCCATCACCCTTCGTGACGAAAATTACGCCTCGCTGCTGGCCCTGGCCGACAAGGTTACCCGCAGGCCCCTGCAGGCCGGGAACCGGGTTGCGCTCCTGCATAATGGCGAAGACGTCTATCCGGCCATGCTGGAGGCCATTCGCGGGGCCCGGGAATCGGTCTACCTTTCAACCTATATCTACGATACCGACAGCAGCGGACGGGCCCTGGCCTACGTCCTGATCGCGGCGGCCGAACGCGGGCTCGATGTGCGGGTGTTGATCGACGGCCTGGGAGAGCTCTATTCCCTGCCCCTGGCCCGAAGTCTGTTTCGCCACAGCCCGGTGCATTTCGCACGCTTTCTTCCTCCCTCTCTGTCCGGCCGGGGCCTTCACTTCAATCTGAGGAACCATCGCAAACTGCTGATCGTGGACAGTCAGAAAGGATTCACCGGCGGCATGAATATCGGCGACCGGCATCTGGCCGGCCTGAGTGGCCGCCGTCAGGCCCTCGATATCCATTTTCAGGTGGAAGGTCCGGTTGTCGGGCAGATGCTGGAAGCCTTCATGGAAGACTGGCAGTTCGTGACGGGAGACGTTTTCCCCTCCATCCCCTATCGCCCGCCTCTTCCGGGAGGAGAGGCGCTCTGCCGGGGCATCAGCGCGGGACCCAATGAGGACTTCGAAAAGCTGCGCTGGATCTATCTTGGCGCCATCAACTGCGCCCTTCGGCGAATCCGCATCATGACCCCCTATTTCATTCCCGATCGAACCTTGATGGCAGCTCTCAATGCCGCGGCTCTGCGCGGTGCGGAAGTCATCCTGCTGCTGCCCGCCAAAAGCAATTTGCCCTATGTCAGTTGGGCTTCGCGAGCCTATTACCGGGAACTGATCGAATACGGTGTTCGCCTGTACCTGCAGCCGCCCCCCTTTGTCCACAGCAAGCTGGCGCTGATCGATGAACAATATGTGCTGATCGGAAGCGCAAATCTCGACCCCCGCAGCCTGCGGCTCAATTTCGAGTTCAACCTGGAGGTTTACGACCGGGGCCTCAACCAGACACTGGCCGATTACTTCGACAAAGCCTGCGAGCGGTCAAGCCTGGTTTCCCTTGATGAGCTGAACCGGCAAGGTCTGGCGGGTCAGGTCAGGGACGGGGTGGCCAAGCTCTTCTCCCCCTATTTGTAAGTGCCCTGAGCGCTTGCTTCTGCTATAATCCCACCACTTCGCAATCAGGCAAAATCAGCAAGGAACCATGGATAAAGACGATATTTTCACCCGAATGAAGGATCCCGTTCCGCCTTTCGAATTCAACGAGGGAGTGGTGCGGGTTTTTGACGATATGATTCACCGCTCGGTCCCCGGCTACGAGGAAATTCTTCGGCGGCAGGCCCAGCTGACAGCCCTGTTCTATCAGGTTGACAGCCTGATTTACGACCTCGGCTGTTCCAACGGTAATTTCGGCTTTCGCCTCTGTCAGGAAATGGGGAACAGGGATTTTTCCATGATTGCGGTGGACAACTCCCCGGCCATGCTGCAAGTCTACCGGGAACGCCTGGCGGCAATGCCATGCGGGAAGGCCATTCGCCTGGTCGAAGGCGATCTGGGTCTTCTGGAGCTGTCGCCGGCTTCGGTGGTGGTGATCAATCTGACCCTCCAGTTTCTGCCCGTGGAGGGGCGGGAAGACCTGTTAAACAGGGTTTTTCATGCTCTGCTGCCCGGCGGGATTCTGCTGCTGACGGAAAAGGTGGTCCATGAAAATGCCGATCTGAACGCCCTGCAGCAGGATTTCTATTATCGCTTCAAAAAGGAAAGGGGTTATTCCGAACTGGAGATCAGCCGGAAACGGGAGGCCCTGGAAAGGGTGCTGATCCCGGAAAGCCTCGAAGGGCACCTGCAGCGGCTGCAGAAGATCGGGTTCCGGCAGATCGATGTCTGGTTCAAGTGGTTCAATTTCGCCGCCCTGATCTGCCGCAAGGAGCCGGCTTGATGCATCGCTTCATGGAGAGATGCAGAGAGTTGGGGCTATCTGCCTGGGAAGGGGATTTCCGTACCCTTCTCGAGGAAAAGGCCCGCTTTCTTCAAGAAGTGGACGGCAATGCCAAACGTCGGCTCCGGCTGTTGGAGGAATTGGGCGATATCGTACCGTCCCGGATCGAACTGGGAGAGGACCGGATCTGCATCGGCCGGGCGGAGGACCTTTCGACCCGAGCGAGAGAAGAGCTGAGAAACCTTCTGCTGGCCTTTCAGCCCTGGCGAAAGGGTCCTTTCGACATCTTCGGCATTGAGCTGGACAGTGAGTGGCGTTCCGATCTCAAATGGAACCGGTTCAAGGACCATATCGCTCCCCTTGCCGGCCGCCGGATCCTCGATGTCGGCAGCAGTTGCGGCTATTATCTGTTTCGCATGGCCGCCCATGGTCCGCGACTGGCTCTCGGCATCGAACCCTATGCCCCTTTTTTCTGCCAGTATCTTCTCCTGCAGCGCATGATCCGCCATCCGGACGTTCACTGCCTGCCATTGAAGCTGGAAGAGATGCCGGCGATCGAGGACTGTTTCGACACACTGTTCCATATGGGAGTCCTGTACCACCAGCGGTCGCCGCTCGATGCCCTGAAGCAGTTGGCCGGGCTGCTGCGGCCCGGAGGCGAACTCGTGCTGGAAACTTTGGTCATCGAGGGGGAGGAGGAATCCGCTCTTTCGCCCTCAGGCCGCTACGCCAAAATGAACAACGTCTTTTTTCTGCCGACGGTCTCCTGCCTGGCCGGTTGGTTGGCCAGGGCCGGTTTCGTCAATATCCGCTGTGTCGACCGAACCTGGACCACGGAACAGGAGCAGCGGAAGACAGACTGGATTCAGACCGAAACTCTGAGCGATTTTCTCGACCCGGCCGATCCCCGGCGGACGGTCGAGGGCTATCCCGCTCCCTTG includes these proteins:
- the cls gene encoding cardiolipin synthase encodes the protein MLPLLKIVFTVLVTAAAFFSAGHALLHKRDPRSALGWVAVCFALPIVGPLFYWLLGVNRIRTRARDWQAQLRDSRTVAPAGYCSWSSRRQESITLRDENYASLLALADKVTRRPLQAGNRVALLHNGEDVYPAMLEAIRGARESVYLSTYIYDTDSSGRALAYVLIAAAERGLDVRVLIDGLGELYSLPLARSLFRHSPVHFARFLPPSLSGRGLHFNLRNHRKLLIVDSQKGFTGGMNIGDRHLAGLSGRRQALDIHFQVEGPVVGQMLEAFMEDWQFVTGDVFPSIPYRPPLPGGEALCRGISAGPNEDFEKLRWIYLGAINCALRRIRIMTPYFIPDRTLMAALNAAALRGAEVILLLPAKSNLPYVSWASRAYYRELIEYGVRLYLQPPPFVHSKLALIDEQYVLIGSANLDPRSLRLNFEFNLEVYDRGLNQTLADYFDKACERSSLVSLDELNRQGLAGQVRDGVAKLFSPYL
- a CDS encoding rubrerythrin family protein — protein: MPDLKNSQTEKDLKEAFAGESQANRKYLAFALQAEKEGYPQAAKLFRAAAEAETVHAHAHLRALGGIGKTIDNLKEAVGGETHEFKEMYPPMIEEAAAKGFAAAERTFRFANAVEEVHAGLYQKMLDNLENAEPVDYFVCSVCGHTLEAEPQGPCEVCGAAPKAFKKIV
- the cmoB gene encoding tRNA 5-methoxyuridine(34)/uridine 5-oxyacetic acid(34) synthase CmoB, coding for MHRFMERCRELGLSAWEGDFRTLLEEKARFLQEVDGNAKRRLRLLEELGDIVPSRIELGEDRICIGRAEDLSTRAREELRNLLLAFQPWRKGPFDIFGIELDSEWRSDLKWNRFKDHIAPLAGRRILDVGSSCGYYLFRMAAHGPRLALGIEPYAPFFCQYLLLQRMIRHPDVHCLPLKLEEMPAIEDCFDTLFHMGVLYHQRSPLDALKQLAGLLRPGGELVLETLVIEGEEESALSPSGRYAKMNNVFFLPTVSCLAGWLARAGFVNIRCVDRTWTTEQEQRKTDWIQTETLSDFLDPADPRRTVEGYPAPLRAVLLAERR
- the cmoA gene encoding carboxy-S-adenosyl-L-methionine synthase CmoA, encoding MDKDDIFTRMKDPVPPFEFNEGVVRVFDDMIHRSVPGYEEILRRQAQLTALFYQVDSLIYDLGCSNGNFGFRLCQEMGNRDFSMIAVDNSPAMLQVYRERLAAMPCGKAIRLVEGDLGLLELSPASVVVINLTLQFLPVEGREDLLNRVFHALLPGGILLLTEKVVHENADLNALQQDFYYRFKKERGYSELEISRKREALERVLIPESLEGHLQRLQKIGFRQIDVWFKWFNFAALICRKEPA